The Peromyscus maniculatus bairdii isolate BWxNUB_F1_BW_parent chromosome 14, HU_Pman_BW_mat_3.1, whole genome shotgun sequence genomic interval TGTCATCAGCAGAGCAGACGCTACTCCAGCAAGAAGAACCGTGACCGCACAGTgctacaagagagagagaggtgtgcagtCCTGCCACACAAAGTGGGTTGAGAGTAGGAACAGCTCCAGACGAGCCTCCCACTGAGTATCCATCTTGCCCAGTCACACTTTCCATGTCCAAGGTCATTCTTGTCCTCTAGATGGCCCCTCTCCACATGCTTCTGCTCTGGTTTCATCCATGGCCTGTCTCCTACACCCAAAGGCCACAGTGTTAGTACAGACCTGGGctctctctcttgtttctcaGCCAGCTAGTGGCTCCATCCTGCTCTTCTCCTTAGGCTTGTGACACTGGTGACTTTGCGTGTGTAGGTGTCCAGATGGCCTTTGGTAGCAGACGACTTTGCTGTGGCGTGGACAGGCAGGCATCTGGCTTTCAGTGGCTATAGGCCTCTGGTTTTCAACAGAGAAGAACTTCTCTGGACTGGGCTAGGAAAACAGAGTAAGCTAGGCTGCAGGATGGGATGAGGAGCTGTGGACTtccacctctttctttctttctttctttctttctttctttctttctttctttctttctttctttctttctttctttctttctttctgtctttccttccttccttccttccttccttccttccttccttccttcctttctttctttctttctttctttctttctttctttctttctttctttctttccgaGTTAAACAACAGGAATGTGGTGCCTTACGCTTCTGAAACCAGAGGTCTCCAGTGAGAAGGAACCAGAAGCGGTGGTGGCCTCCTTTTGGCGTTGCCAGAGCAAACAGCTGCAGCTTAGGCAGTATGGAAATGGTGCCTTTCAGTTCTAGAGGCTGGCAGGTCAAGGCCAAGCCCCTCACAGATTCAGGTCTGGAGAGAGCCCATTTCTTGGTTCACAGAAGATGCCTTCCCTGTGTTTTAATGTGTGGGGCATGAGTGGGCTCTGTGGGTCCCTTTCTGATGAGCTAAGGCCCTAACCCTTCCCCTGAGgccttcctcctgctccagcactgTGAAGGGGAGGCCCTGTCCTGTGGGTTTGGTGGAAACACAAATCCTGAAGACTGGCTTCTGAGGGCTGCATGAGGACCTGCAGGGTCCTTTTTGGCTTGTAGACCGTCATCTCCTGTGTTTTTCTGTATCTTCTCCCAGTATATGTCTTGGAGTCAAATGTTCGCTTTTTCCCCCCTCATATTTTTGCCATCAAggccactttgtgtgtgtgtgtgtgtgtgtgtgtgtgtgtgtgtgtgtgtgtgtgtgtgtgtgtggtgtgttggtgTGGGTTCTAATGATGGACCCAAGGTCATGCACATGCTCAGTGTGTGTTCTGTCACGGAGCCTGCCCGGCCTCTTGCTGAGTATATTCTCATAGTTGTGAGACAGCTCTCCAGGGCTTTTCCACCCTCAGAACCTGCATTGCCTCCACGAAGCAGCCCCTTTCCCTCTCCAGGCCCCGGAGGCACCATTCTACTTTCTCTCTCGGTGAGTTTGAGTTTGACAAGCCCTGGACCAGCAGGGTCATAGCAGTTGCGGAACATGTGCTTTGGCGGCTGCTATTTCACCAAGCAGTGCCCTCTGGGTTCACATTCACCCACACAACAGcatgtgcctttttttttaatttttaaatttaaattttttttttttttttttttttttttttttttttttttttttggtttttccgagacagggtttctcttgtgtagctttgcgcctttcctggatctcacttggtagcccaggctggcctcgaactcacagagatccgcctgcctctgcctcccgagtgctgggattaaaggcgtgcgccaccaccgcccggctaaatttaaattttttaaaaaattttaatttttaaaaatttatatgtatgtatatacatgtgaattgatgtgtaccatgtgcatgcaggtgcccacagaagccgaAGGGTGTCAGAGCTCTTTCAGTTGgtgttacaggtagttgtgagttgcctgatgtgaGCTAGGAactgatcccaggtcctctgcaagagcagaatgcACTTACTGCTGAGCCCGATGCCCCAATTGTCCTCATGATGTTTTAGGGTCATAACGCTCCATTGTCTGGGTGAGTCCACCCCTCCACAGCACGCGATTGCTTCTGTGTTTTGGAAGTGACTGAAGCTGCTGTGGATGTGGGTGTGCACATCCAGGCTTTGCTTTCTCCTGGGTCTGTACCCAGAAATGGAACCATCGCGTTGTTGTGCGTTAATTCTTTCCAGATTTTTTGGGTAAGGAGGTCTTTCACTTGGAATGGTCTCATCCCTACGGTTAGCCCTCTATCCAGAAGGTCGCTAGGTGTGTCTCCTAAATGGGCAGTCTGGAGGGACTTCCACAGACCATTTGCCTAAGGAGGGGCATCCTGTAGCTGTTATACGTGGGCTTTACCTACAAGCCGATGCCAGCTCTCTTGCAAGTCaccacattttttgtttgtttgtttgtttgtttgttttggttttggttttgctaaCCAAACCCAGTCTTTAGGATCACTTTATACTCATATTAGGGAGGAAGGATGCCTGGGGTTGATCTTTGAGACCCAACTTTTTGGGGGCACACAATAGGTTAGCTTTGTTATGCCCGTGGGCCCAGCCCCACCCTCCACCTTGGAGTACTTGCCAGCACCCACCATAGTATCTGCACAGATATCCGGGGACAGATATAACGGTACACATGAACACCTCACGTGAAGTGCTCAGGCAGGCTGGTGTGAGAGTATTGTGCACACAGGACTACATGTCAGGGCACTGCCTTCCCCACCAGGGACCGCTTCCTGAAGCAGAGTGAGGGAGTCGGACCAACCTGggtttcatagtgagaccctgtctcaaagataaaCCGATGGGGGCcggggacacagctcagttggtaaagtgcttgccgcaCAGCTATGAGGACCCGAGTCTGGAGGAGGTGACTGTGCACTCTGTCCCTGCAGGTGTCTGAGCCTCCCAAGCGCAGGAGCCGAGGTAGCCGCTGGAGTGTCAGCATCGAAGAGCGTAGGCGTCTGGCCATGATGCGTACGCCCAACAGGACAAACACAGCCAGAGCCCTATCTAGAGACAAGCCGGGCCTGCAGACTGTACCCTCCCCACTGACCGGGCCTGCCCCCACCACCTCTCCCAACCAGGTCCCCGAAGACACGGTTGATCCCTCGCAGGATATTGTGCAGATGGTGGCCCAGCTGATATCCGAGGGTGTGGACAGGGATGTACTCCTACCCTATCCACTGGAACCCACCATGTACCCCAGGGCCTCCTAGGACTTCTTGGCCCAGAGCACTCCCCTCTGGCAGAGCGAGAATTTTGAGGCCCAGACCTCGAGGTCACCTTTCTCCTAAGAAGGATTCCCTGACTAGCCCAGCGTATGTTGTCCAGTGCCTTTCTTTGTGGTGGAGCATGACTTCCGTACCCCGCGTACCCTCCACAGTGTCCCACCGTGGGCATGACCCACCCACAGAGGACAAACAGGTAAGGACAAAGGTCTCAGGACTCGGGAGAGCTGCCCCTCCTGAGAACCTGGTTGGGAACTGTGGGAGAGCCGCGGAAAGGAGAGTCAGGGGCGGCTTTCCCAAAGAGCCCCTGCTATGTGGGGCATAATGGTGACCAGCGCTGACGGGCCTCTGAGGAGGCCAGATGGCCTCCCAGACCCTGGCTTGTGACCCACCGCTTTGCCAGCCCTGTGACTGAGCAGCTGCACGAGGAGGTGGTGAGATCCCTGCCACGCCCAGTTCCTCCAGTGGGGTTCTCACGTCACGAACCATTTGGGACCCATGGGATCTAGCTCCAAGGCCCAAAGGGGACATGCGACCTAGGATAAGACTTTGGTGGGGGCAGCTCAGGGATAGGGACCTATGAGGCTCTAGACATAGGTAGGTTTTCAGGTCGCTGGTGATTCCAGACAGTGAACTTGACGTCGGGAAGGGCTGGGAAGGCAGTGTGCACTGTACAGAGGTCGGGGTAACGTAAGGGCTCTTCAGTTACGTCTCACTTTGTCCGAGGTTGGGGGCCTTTGGAGGGGTTTGGGACTGGGGTGGTAACACCAGACACATTTGGGGGACACCACgctggaggagaggcaggaaaagTGTGGTAACTCCAGTTTGTCGGTGGTTATAGGGGCACCGCAGACTTAGAGACCGGTAGTGGTTGGTGGCCTGGGCCCCTGTGTGAGTGAGTCTGGGCGCAGGGGATTTTGAGTCAAGAGGAAGTGATAGGCTAGGTTCAAGGGCAGGCATGAGCCAGAACTGTGTACTGGACCTTGAAGGAACCAGCCAGCTTGGTAGGGCAGCACCAGCTGCCCCTGCCCAGAGTCCATTGCTGAAACACAGAACTTACCCATGCCCGACCCTGGGTCCCTAGCTGCTGACTTGACTTCTCTGCCCTCCCTTCCTAACTCAGTGaaatccctcctcctccaggaagcctgccTGCATCATCCTACTGGGCACCCCTTCCCAGCTGTCCCTTGATGAAATTTTTGTCCATCCTAGGAGGCCCCTCCTCTACGTTTTTCAGGATACAGAGGGTAAAGGGAAGGCAGGGCATGGTGCCACAAGGACTAGGGCAGGGATAGTCTGGACAGGGCTGTGGGGCACATCATGACCCTTCCACCTCCTCAGAGTTTGAAGATGACTTAGAGCACAGCACGCAGCGGGCTAAGTCCTGGGCTGGGCAAGAAGATACAGAGCCCTGTTCATGTGAGCTGAAGTCAAAGGTCACCACACACGTGCCTTGTGCTCTGTGCATTCAGCTCTGAGTGGCTTTAAAGGATGCCCTGTTACTCCATGTTCCCTCATGGCTGAGGGGTGACAGGGCTGCTCCTCCCGAGTCTGCAGCAGGAAGGATATTGAGATGGTCAGCTCCTCTTAGAATCTCCCCCTCACAACACAAGTCAAATCATTTGGAGTATCAGGGCTGAGGCCCAGAGCTGGCCCCCGCCCACCGGCCGCTTGTGATAGTTAACGTGGCTGCAAAGCCAATGGATTCATCAGGGAATGGAGCTTGGTGCTGGAATTGTTAGCAGCACCAGTGAGAGCACTGTTGCCCAAATTCTGGGGCGGTGCGTAGTTTCCAGTGGCTACTGCAACTAATTATCCCGAGTTTAGTGTTCTAAGAGAACACAAGTTCACGAAGCTCTGTAGCCATCCACAGAGGGTCTCACTACACTAGGGTGAAGATGTAGGCAGAGATGTGTTCCTCCTGAGGCTCCGGGGAGCTGCAGCTCACCTTCCCCAGCTGCCTGGGGTAAGTCAGACTGCAGTCCTGGCTCTCTGttcacccctcttccctcctctctctgctcctatGGTTAAGGACCCTTAAGACGACTCTGGGCCCACCCAGATGACCTGGAAAACCTCTCAGTTCTAAGGTCAGACTTAGTGAACTTGATTTCCTTAGCTCCATCAGCATGTTCACAGGATCCCCCTTTTGGGAAGGGAGCATGGCACCTTCCCCAGGGTGTTGTTGGCCTCTAGGGGCAGAGGGCTAGGTGCTACCCAGGTGTGTAGGACAGCTCCCCACAAACACATGACCTGGCCCCCTGTTCAGGATGTCTACTGGGAAAAACTTGGGACAGAGAAGGGTGTAGGGGGTGGGGAGCTCTGAGGAGACGGGGTGAGTAGGGGTTCAGACAGGTTGGTTCATCTTAGAAGGAGCAGAAAGGCCTTGGGGGAAGGGTCCCTAGCACCTTAGTCAAGGGAAGCAGGTCAGGTTGGGAGACCCCTCCCGCAACGGGCAGGCTCAAGTTTTCTTTAGCTAGCCACAGCCACGGGACCTCACTGGACGCTCAGCACCTGTCCCAGCTTGATACTCTGGCTCTGAATGGGTTGCAGAGGACACTCAGTGTCtcggtttctactgctgtgatgaaacaccatgaccaaaaacaagttggggaggaaaaagttttatttggcttacacttccacattgccgttcatcgctgaaggaagtcaggacaggaactccgacagggcaggaacctggaggcagaggccatggagtgctgctgactggcttgctccccatggctcatTTAGCcttctttcttgtagaacccagggccaccagcccaaggatggcatcaCCCCCAATGGAATGGGCCCCTCCCTCACTGATCaattattgagaaaatgccttacagctggatctcatggaggcatttccttaattgagacttcttc includes:
- the Tex22 gene encoding testis-expressed protein 22, whose translation is MDSRRQRPRRKTLQWQLAQEQPQLSPSRGPAAASVQPDTKSNPQEDLQTQDWVSEPPKRRSRGSRWSVSIEERRRLAMMRTPNRTNTARALSRDKPGLQTVPSPLTGPAPTTSPNQVPEDTVDPSQDIVQMVAQLISEGVDRDVLLPYPLEPTMYPRAS